One genomic window of Oncorhynchus kisutch isolate 150728-3 linkage group LG24, Okis_V2, whole genome shotgun sequence includes the following:
- the prim1 gene encoding DNA primase small subunit has translation MTTADYDQASLPDLLPLYYRRLFPFSQYHRWLNYGGVTKNYFQNREFSFTLKDDIYVRYQSFSTQNELEKEMQKMNPYKIDIGAVYSHRPNQHNTVKSGSFQALEKELVFDIDMTDYDDVRSCCSGADICPKCWTLMTIAIRILDRALRDDFGFRHCLWVYSGRRGVHCWVCDEAARKLSVAARSAVAEYLSLVKGGDETVRKVVLSDPIHPFITESLTVVENYFSQYALLGQDILGSKEAVDKVLALLPEDVRKKLLQYFQTEKNPEKRWDTIRSMAQDKRMTAKKGHYFEMEIMLQYCYPRLDVNVSKGVNHLLKSPFSVHPKTGRISVPIDLRELDRFDPFEVPTISLICEELDQPKTEEEQDDNMENENKKEAGERRKMRDYKRTSLAKYVKLFDNFLEEMAHSRKGEVLKNSDLQKDF, from the exons ATGACAACTGCTGATTACGACCAGGCTTCTCTACCGGACTTATTGCCTCTGTACTACCGCCGACTTTTCCCTTTCTCTCAATACCACCGGTGGCTGAACTATGGAGGAG TGACAAAGAACTACTTCCAGAATCGAGAGTTTTCCTTCACGTTGAAGGATGACATCTACGTACGATATCAGTCGTTCAGCACACAGAACGAGCTGGAGAAGGAGATGCAGAAGATGAACCCGTACAAGATTGACATTGGAGCAGTCTACAGTCACAGG CCCAATCAGCACAACACAGTCAAGTCTGGATCCTTCCAGGCTCTGGAGAAGGAGCTGGTGTTTGATATTGATATGACAGACTATGATGACGTCAGAAGCTGTTGCAG TGGTGCAGACATCTGCCCAAAGTGCTGGACTCTGATGACCATTGCCATCCGTATATTGGACCGGGCCCTTCGAG ATGACTTCGGTTTCCGGCACTGCCTGTGGGTGTACTCTGGCAGGAGAGGGGTGCATTGCTGGGTGTGTGACGAGGCCGCCCGGAAGCTCTCTGTGGCGGCACGCTCCGCTGTGGCTGAGTACTTGAGTCTGGTCAAG GGTGGAGATGAGACTGTGAGGAAAGTTGTGCTGTCAGACCCAATTCATCCATTCATCAC GGAATCCCTGACTGTGGTGGAGAACTACTTCTCCCAGTACGCTCTGCTGGGACAGGACATACTGGGGAGCAAAGAGGCTGTAGACAAAGTGCTGGCTCTTTTACCTGAAG ATGTCAGAAAGAAGCTGCTGCAGTACTTCCAGACTGAAAAGAACCCTGAGAAGCGCTGGGATACAATCAGAAGTATGGCCCAAGACAAACGC ATGACTGCCAAGAAGGGCCACTACTTTGAGATGGAGATCATGCTTCAGTACTGTTACCCACGGCTGGATGTTAACGTCAGTAAAGGAGTCAACCACTTGCTGAAGAGCCCCTTCAGCGTCCATCCCAAAACAG GGCGCATCTCTGTTCCTATTGACCTGAGAGAACTGGATCGCTTTGACCCCTTTGAAGTGCCCACTATCAG TCTGATCTGTGAGGAGCTGGATCAGCCCAAGACTGAAGAGGAACAGGATGACAACATGGAGAATGAGAATAAAAAAGAAGCAGGAGAGCGGCGGAAGATGAGAG ATTACAAACGAACAAGCTTGGCGAAGTATGTGAAACTGTTTGATAATTTCTTGGAGGAGATGGCTCACTCAAGGAAAGGGGAGGTTCTTAAAAACAGTG ATCTTCAAAAGGACTTCTAA